The Candidatus Obscuribacterales bacterium DNA segment ATATACAGCCAGGTAAGCGCCATCCAGGCATCCATATAAGTCCAAGGTTGATCCCCAAGCGCATGAATATAATTGGACGTTGCTGAATCTAAATAGTTCTGCTTTTCCATCAACTGCCCATAAAGAAAGAAAACTCTTGCGTTTGGCCCTTCAAGATCGCTAAGAGCCATTGCTAGTTCTCTGTCGGCCTCGTTGTAGCGCTCATTACGAATGAGAACTTCCCCTAATTCCGCATGCGCTTCACCGCAAGGTCCCATCGTTTGTTCAATACATTTTTTATAGGCTTCAATAGCCTTCATATCCATTTTCTTTTTCTTGTAGCACTGACCGAGCTGAAAATAGGCTTTTGGATTGTAGTTGTTGCGAGCAAAATAAATAGCCTGTAAAAAGGCGTCTATGGCGCCGTCATAATCACCTATCTTCATAGCTTGCTCACCTGCCATAAAGTTTGCCTGCGAAGGCTCAACCGTGTTTTTGCCTTTCGGTTGATCAAGTTTGAATTTGGCACTTGCTTCCGGAATGCCGAAAATGCCGCCGGCAAAAACAACTGTGCAAAATATTGTGGTGAAAATCTTGACGCGGCCGCTACTCAATTTTGTTAGCCTCAACTTCAATCTGCACAAAACCCATCAAATAAAGCAAGGTAGCCACAGCTAAATAGAGCAGTCCTGCTTGCCAAACATCTATATGCGGCAAACTGGAGACATTTGTAACAACAACGTTCCAAGTCCATGTGATAAACGCTATCGGCAAGACTACAACCAAGCCAAAAACGCCCATTATCAAAATGGTAAATAATATTGCAGCGGCTAAAGGGTGGAATTGATAGACTTTCATAAGCATTTGCCTCAGGCTTCGGGCGTCAGCTTGGGCTCTTAGTCGGAGAGCATATCCTTGAATGCAGCTTCGTCTATTACCGTTATACCCAATTCCTCGGCGCGTGCCAATTTTGAGCCTGGGTTGGCTCCAACAAGCACAAAGCTTGTCTTTTTCGAGACTGATGAGGCTGTTTTTCCGCCATTTATCTTAATTAAACGCTCAATGGTGTCCCGGTCGTCCGACAGGGTGCCTGTTATTACAAACGTTTGCCCCTCTAACCTGTTGCTTAATTTTTGTCTTTCAGAGGCATTGCCTTCCATTTTGACGCCGGCTGCCTTTAGCCGTTTGATTAAATTCCGGCTGGCATCTTGTGCAAAATAATGGACAATTGCCTCACCGATTTTTTGTCCGATGCCTTCCGTTTGAGCCAAATCTTCAACCGTGGCGGAAGTCAATTCGTCAATGGAAATAAATCGCTCAGCCAATAATTCGGCAACTGAGGCTCCAACGTGGGGTATACCTAGTGAATAAACAAAACTGGCGAATGGTCTTGTTTTAGAAGCCTCAATGTTTGTTAAAACGGTAAGCACATTTTTCTTAACAGCACCTTCCTTGGTGAGCATCGACTCAACTGAGGAAAGTTTCTTTTCGTTGAGATAGTAAAGATCCGCAGGATCGCCTATGAGCTCAGACTCAAGCAATTGCTCCACTAAAGATTCGCCCATGCCTTCGATATCCATGGCGTCACGACTGACAAAATGCTCAATGCGGCGTCTGCGTTGAGCCGGACAAGCAAAGCCATTCGGACAGCGAATTACAACTTCGCCTTCTGTTTTCACAAGTTTTGTGTGACAAACTGGACACTTAGTTGGATAAATAACTTCAACGGCCGTCGTTGGTCTTTTATTCAAGCGCACGGAAATAATTTCAGGAATAATATCGCCGGCCTTGCGCACGACAATGGTGTCACCTTCGCGAACATCAAGTCGTTTTATCTGATCGTAGTTATGCAAAGAAGCCCGCTTAACAGTTGTGCCGGCCAATTGCACCGGCTTCAAATTTGCAACTGGGGTAACTGCACCGGTACGTCCCACTTCGTAGGAGATTTCTTCAATAACAGTATCTGCTTCTTCCGGCGGATATTTGAAGGCAACGGCCCAACGAGGGCTGTGCGATGTTGCTCCCAATTGATTCCAAAGACGGCGGTCATCGAGTTTTACAACGACTCCGTCAGTTTGATAATCAAGTTGATGACGTCGTTCATGCCAGTACCGACAAAATTCCTTAACGCCGTCAATGCCTTTTACTCTCTTTCTATTCTTGTTGACAGGCAATCCATACGCGGCAAGCATTTCGAGCGATTCTTCATGACTTTGCGGCTCTTTCAATGTCTTATCCGTGACATAGGCAAAATATGTCCACAGGGAAAGCTTGCGCTTTGCAGTCACGCGTGGATTCTTTTGACGCAAGGAACCTGCGGCGGCATTTCTCGGATTGGCAAAAGTGGCATCACCTGTTTCTTCCAACTGCTTGTTCAACGCGGCAAATCCTGACACAGGCATATAAACTTCACCGCGCACTTCAAGCATATCCGGAATGGGGAAATCTTTTGTTGCCGAAAGAGACTGCGGCAAGTCGGCAATTGTCTTCAAATTGAGAGTAACGTCTTCGCCGACTTCACCATTGCCCCTAGTAGCACCATCGACAAATTTGCCTTTCTTGTAAGTCAATCCAATAGATAGTCCGTCAATTTTTAGTTCACAGACATAGGCAAGAGAATCCGCATGTTTGGGATCTAAATCCAGACCCTTAACAATGCGCTCCTGCCATTTATCCAATTCCTCAAAGGACATGGCATTAGCCAGGCTCATCATCGGCACACGATGCTTTACTTCACCAAATTCTGTGCTGGGGGCACCAGCCACCTTTTGGGTCGGGCTATCCGGAGTCGAAAGCTCCGGAAACTTTTGCTCAAGATTTTGCAGCTCTCGAAAAATCTGGTCAAATTGCCCGTCGCTAATTTCAGGCTTATCGAGCACGTAATAACAAAAGTTATAGTGCTCGATTTGACGCTTCAATTCATCAACGCGCTCGCGTGCTTGATTTAAGTTCATGGACGAGGTTTTAGTTAAGTCCTTCTCTTGAAAGAATTACGCAGTCACCTTGTGCGGTACCGGAGCAAATGGCCGCAGCACCCAATTTGGAACCGCGACGCTCCATTTCACGAGCCAGAGTCAAAAGAATCCTGGCACCGGAAGCACCGATTGGATGACCCAAAGCAATTGCTCCGCCATTCACGTTGACTTTGGATTCGTCGATGCCGAGCATCTTCATTGATGTCAGAGCAACGGAAGCAAACGCCTCATTTATTTCAACCAAGTCGAGATCAGACGCCTTCAGTCCGGCTTTATCAAGCGCTTTCTTGGTAGATAGAGCGGGCACTGTAGCCAGATAAGGAACATCTTGACCGATGGAGGCGTGGCTGACGATTTTAGCAATTGGTTTGAGTCCCAATTCTTTCGCTTTGTCGTGACTCATGATCAAAAGAACAGCAGCACCGTCATTGATACCAGGGGCATTGCCGGCGGTAACTGATCCGTCTTTCGTGAAGACCGGCTTCAATTTTTCCAGCGCTTCAATTGTGGTATCAGCACGCGGACCCTCATCATTCTCAATGGTCTTTGTCTGCCCTTTGCCGGCAGGCACCGACACAGGCAGAATTTCCTTGGCAAAAACGCCACCTTGAACAGCCTTGACTGCAAGTTGGTGACTGCGCAAAGCCCACGCATCTTGTTCCTTGCGCGACACTTTCAATTCGTCGGCAACATTGGCACCATGCACAGCCATGTGCACGGAAGCAACGGGACATTCCAATCCGTCAGCGAGCATGGCGTCTTTGAAATTAACATGCCCCATACGTTTGCCGAATCGCGCAGCATTTGCTTCAACAATATAAGGAGCTTGGCTCATGGACTCCATGCCACCAGCAACAATAATTTCACCGTCTCCGGCACGAATGCGCAAATCACCTATTGTTACAGCGCGCATACCAGAGGCGCAAACTTTGTTGACCGTCGTTGATTCACAAGTATTGGGCAGACCAGCTTTCAAAAGAGCTTGTCTTGATGGAATTTGTCCACAACCGGCTTGCACAACTTGACCAAGGATAACTTCGTCGACTTGCTCGCCTTTTATTTTGTTGCGTTCCAAAATAGCCTTGATAAGCGGATGTGCGAGATCAACAGCCGATACCGAACTCAATGCTCCACCCAATTTTCCAAATGGTGTACGCAAACCATCGACAATTACAGTCTCAACCATGATTCAAAACCTCAATAGAATCCTATGACGCTTCGCGTTGCCAACATGGCAAACCCGAAGCAACAACACGTTTATCCTACCGCCATTAGGATTTTCCTGCTTTACTTGAGGTTCTCTTTCCAGCTCATTTAATTTCTTTTATTTAGTCCTTGATTTATGATAGTCAGTAGGTCTCGCGTCATCGGCAAGCGAAGGAATTCGGATGAACTCATCATTTCCCCAGGGCAACCAACCTGCGCCCGACTCAAACGCGGCTCCCCAAATAGACTCAGGCAGGCGCGTTGTCGCCCTGGTTATAGATGTCGCCGCCAGCTACCTTTTGGGAATAGTCCTTTCCTTAGTCCCTTTTATCAGCCAGTTCCTGCCGTCCCAGGCAGTAATGATTGTCTTCTTGTTAGTTCGGGATGCTCTTTTTGAAGGGCGCGGAATCGGCAAAAACTTGATGGGCTTACGCGTGGTCGATGCCGCCACGGGTAGAAGTCCGACTATTTTGCAGTCAGTACAAAGAAACCTCATATTTTTTGCGCCATATGTTGTCCTCTACATGATGGGCATTGTTTTGCGCTTCGTGCCCATCCCTTGGCTTAACCAGGGCATTTTGGACATAGTAAACCTCGTGGGTATGGTTTACGTGGCAATTGTCATCCCAATTGAGGGATGGCGCGTCTGGCACAGCGAAGACGGCCAACGCATAGGCGATGAAATAGCCGGGACAAAGCTTGTCGAATCCAATATGGACTTCTCCAATGCGATGCCGCGCTAACAAATTGGAATCTTCTAACGTCTCTAAATCGTTGACGAAGCTCAGCGGAGCGCAGGATTGCGACAGAGCAATCCAGAGCGAGAGCGCGGATAAGCCGAATGGCTAGCGAAGGCGCAGTGAAACGCAGCCGGAGCGTTATATAATAGGTCCCTTATGGTGAAAACAGCTTTTGTCTGGGGCCCAATATCCAGCTTTTCTGGACCGCTCATCTCCTCGTTATTAAACAAGGGATGGCATGTTCACGTTGCTTGCAAGTCGGCGTTCAACCTCTTGGGTATGTCGCCTTTGGATTTGCCGTCGGCAGCCCAGTCCGCTCTTGAGAAATCATTGGGCGGTCATGAACAATTCCGCACCTTCTCCGAGCGCTTACGCTTTTTCCCACCAGGCGAAGTCGATAAGAACGTTGACTATGATGCGCTGATTTTTTGCCCCTTGCCACCAAACTTTGACGAAGCAAGAGCACCACGCGCACCATGGGCTGCCGGTGAACTAGGCAATGTCTGCAAACTTCTGCGGGGCGTACCGGCATTTCTTGTTTCTTCTATCTGGGGCGGTGTACAAAACGATTATGTCGTGCCGGAAGAAATTGAATTTGCCAGACGCAAACCGCAAAGCCAATGGGAAAACGTTTGCCAGCAATATGAAATCCGTTTGCTCAACGAGATAGGCGGATTGGAAACCAATTGGCATTTGATTAGACTGCCGCTTTTGACAGGCACCACTACAACCGGCGCCGTGCAAAATTTCAGCGGTCTCCTGGGCTTTCTTCAGTCAGTAACCGAAGTTGAACGCCATCCGGAAGCAGGCAAAGTTTTCAAACTCAATTACAATCCTGATTCCACGCTGTGGTTTATGCCTGTTGATTCAGTAGTACAAATTTTCACGCAAGTGATTGAAGACAGCTATCCACCGCGCATTTTGAATTTGGTGTCACCACAAACATTGCTTAACCAAGAATGGGTTGAGTCCTTGGGCGGGGCGCTTTGCTATCCCAAAGCGGAAGCCGCGATTGCTGATCCTTATCGCTTGCCGAGCATAATACGTCATCTCTTGCTCGACGAAGTGCAGGTAACGACAAGAAATCTTTTTGAATTACTCGGACGCTATCAAATTTCGCCGGCTTCTATTGATCAAAACTATTTCGAGAAACAAATCCACTTTGGAAAAACGCACAACTGGGGTCATTCATTCCCGGTTGATAAAAAGCGTCTCGAACCGACATTTTCCGAGGAATTTGCTCATCACTACTTCGAAGAATTCATGCCTATCGCTTTTGGCTCGGAATTACTCGAAGAAGCAACCAAAGGCGAAATATCAATCGGCTTTATTGTTGACGGACCCAAACAATTAGCGTGGGTTTTGAGATCAACAAATGGTCGCGCAACTGTTGAACGCTTGGATCACGGCGCCATCCGACCAAAAGTCAGCATACACTTTTCAACAAGCGTGTTGATGCGCCTTATTCTGCAAAAGACAACACTAGAAAAAGCCATGATGCTGCGCGAAGTGCGCACCGAAGGACCAATGATAGACGCATTGCGAGTAGCATCCGTATTTGGACGCTTCCTCAAAGAGTACCCATACTACGGCCGCAAAATCGAAGCAGAAAGCTTGCGCTAGATCCTCGCACTGGCCGCTCGTAGGGGCGCATTGCATGCGCCCGTGCATGGACTTATCTAGCACCAACCGGCGTACGAATAGCCTTCAGCAAATTGATCATTTCAATAGCCGTCATTGCAGCATCAGCGCCTTTGTTGCCGGCTTTGGTGCCTGCTCTTTCCACAGCTTGTTCGATGGTGTCTGTCGTCAACACGCCAAAGATGGTCGGCACAGACGATTCCAGTCCAACTTGTCCGATACCCTTTGCTGCTTCACCAGCAACATAATCAAAGTGCGGTGTTGCCCCGCGAATTACACAACCCAAACAAATTACCGCATCGTATCTACCGGAAAACGCTGCTTGTTTGGCAACCAATGGAATTTCGTAAGCACCCGGACACCACATGATTTCAATAGACGCTTCATCAGCACCGTGGCGCTTTAATGTATCAATACAAGCACCTAAAAGTTTGCTGGTGATGAACTCGTTAAAACGACTTATGACAATTGCGTAGCGTTGTCCTTCTGCAATTAGGTTGCCCGAATATTCCTTAGCCACAGTTATTTCTCCTTGTTTTGAGCTTGCGTATGAGCATCAAGCCCTTCCAGCCAGTGCCCCATTTTTTCCTTTTTGGTCAGCAAATAATTGATGTTGTGACTATTGCACGCTGCCGGCATAGCCACTCTTCCAGTAATTTGCAAACCATAACCTTCAAGTCCGACAATTTTGCGTGGATTGTTTGTAATGATACGCACTGATGATAATCCGAGATCGTACATCATCTGCGCACCGACACCGTAATCACGCAAGTCAGGTTTAAAACCTAATGATTCATTTGCTTGAATGGTGTCCTGTCCTTGATCTTGGAGAGCATACGCTTTGATTTTGTTGATCAAGCCGATGCCTCTACCTTCCTGACGCAGGTAAACCAAAACACCCTCTTCTTCTGTGGCAATCATTGCCATGGCCGCTTCCAATTGAGGCCCGCAATCACAGCGCAAGCTGGCGAAGACATCACCTGTAAGACACTCGCTATGCACTCGCACCAGAACGTCTTTTTTGCCTGCAACATTACCTTTTACAAAGGCAATGTGACCTCGCCCGTCCAATTGGTTGCGATAAGCGTACATCTTAAATTGACCATAAGCAGATGGAAATTCCGCTTCCGCTTCACGCACAACAAAACGCTCACGCTCCAGGCGATAGGCAATTAACTGAGCAATGTTGATTACCTTTAGATTATTGCGCTCGGCAAACTCAAACAACTGCGGCACGCGCGACATGCTGCCGTCATCATTGATTATTTCGCAGATAACACCAGCGGGCTTAAGTCCGGCCATGCGCGCTAGGTCAACAGCAGCTTCTGTGTGTCCGGCGCGCTTCAATACACCGCCTTCTTTTGCAATGAGCGGAGAAATGTGTCCTGGTCGTCTTAAATCAGACGGCACAGACGCATCATCAACGGCAACACGAATTGTCGTCGCTCTATCAAAAGCGCTTATGCCTGTGGTGACACCGTATTTAGTATCGGCATCGATTGTCACAGTGAAAGCAGTACCCTGACTTTCGGTATTGCGCTCAACCATCATGCCTAATTGCATCGCATCGGCTCGTTCTTGAGTAAGAGCCAAACACACCCAGCCACGAGCTTTGGTGATCATGAAGTTGATCATCTCAGGCGTGCACAGCTCTGCTGCACAAATCAAATCGCCTTCATTCTCGCGACCTTCGTCGTCGGCAACTACAACCATGCGTCCGGCTTTGATATCAGCAATTGCTTCTTCAACTGTACTGAATCGTGACTGCAAGTTATTATCGGCCAATACGTTAGCGGCTTTTTTAGCTATAGATGCGGGGTTGAAATCAAGCATGAGTTTGAATCCGTGTTTAAGTGTAACCATGTTCAGAAAGGACCGCTAGATCCAATCCGGTTTTATTGCCGACTTTTAAAGGTTGAGCAATATGAGGCTGCAACCAATTAGCAGCGTATTTAGCAATGAGATCTATTTCGATGTTCACCTTATCTCCCACTTGCAATTTGCCGAGTATTGTTACTTCAAGTGTGTGAGGAATCAGCATGACGCTAAAAACAAATCCGTTGTCCATGTTGCAAGCAAATACCGTAAGGCTAACACCGTCGATGGCAACTGAGCCCTTCTCGATAAAGTATGGTCTGTGCGCATCATCGAGTGCAAACGTGATGATGTTGGTGATGCCTTCTTTCTTGATGGAGACTACCTTGGCCAATGTGTCGACGTGACCACTTACCAAATGTCCGCCTAATCGATCAGACAACTTGAGGGCTCTCTCTAAGTTGACCTTATCGCCTTGCTTCAAATCACCAAGCTTTGTCTTGCGCAGAGTCTCCTGACCGACTTCGACTTCAAACCATTGCTTGTCCTCTAAGACAGAGGTCAGGCAAGTACCGGTAACGCTCACCGAATCGCCCCTTTTGAGGTCAGTTGTAACCTTAGCCGCCCCTATCCGGAAGCGCTTGCCCTCGCCGGAGCCTGCTACGGCAACAATCGTGCCTACTTCTTCTACAATGCCCGAAAACATGGCTAGTCTCTTTTGTAACGCTCCGGTTTCGGCTTTGCCTCCACCTTCGCTTGCCTGCCGGCATCCCCGCTTCGTTCGGCTGCGACCGCTTCACCAGCGCTCTTGCCTCACTTCGTGTGTCTGCTTTCGGCTCCTCTTCTCTAATATCGGAGCAATTGTACCGGTTTTTAAGAGGAAATACCTTGAAAACTTCTCTTTAATTTATCTCTCTTTAATATCGGCGACCACATGCTCGCCAGTGGCGCTTTTGACGCCGATAAGCAGCTTCAGGTTAAAAGGCTGCGGACCAGAAGGACCAGACTCATCGGCCGAATTGACAGCTACCTCGCCCTTTACGGTAACGGGAACGAGTCCGTTTTCATCGGGATCTCCGGCACTGACATCAGCTATGTGAACAGCTGCAACTTGCCGGCGAGCCTTTAGTCCCTCCAAGGTCGCAGCCATCTCTAGATTGTCTTTGGGCAAGTCGCCGTTGGACTGCATCTTCTTAACTACCTGGCTGCCCAGCTCGCCACCTAATAGTTTTTTGGTGTTGTCTTCATAGTTGATATAACTCGAGTCGACCAGATGTGTCGCTACCTGATAAACAAACTGCTCAATAGTTTGCTTGTTACCTTCAGGACCCTCTACTTTCGGATTCGGTCTAGTGGCAATAAGCAGCACGTTAAAGAACAAGCTGACGCCTAAAGCTATTGGCACACCCCACTTCTTTGCCAGCTCTTTTGGATCAATTGTCTTAATGCGCCAGTACACTAGTTAAACTCCACACTGCCTAAGATCCAATTCTTACCTTGTCTATAGAACGTAAGCGTCGCCGCTAATTCTTCTGTTTGACCATCGGGAGCAATTGCTCGTTGCGTGCCCACTATTCTAACTTTTGCATCGGTCTTTGTAAGCTTTAAAACTTTGGCGTCGGTTATATCAGCTGCTTCTCCCCAGCCCATATCTTGCCATTGCCAGGAAAAAACATTTTGAGCATCAAGCTTGGCGATTTCAATCATGCGTTGATTGCTTACGGTCTGCAACGCGAGCCAGACCAAGACAAAAAAGCCGCAGAAGAAAACGAACCATTTATTTATGGAAAAAAGCTTTTCCATTAACTTCAGCCTTCCATTTGCAGAGCCAAGTAATAAACTGCCTGCCGG contains these protein-coding regions:
- a CDS encoding tetratricopeptide repeat protein; its protein translation is MSSGRVKIFTTIFCTVVFAGGIFGIPEASAKFKLDQPKGKNTVEPSQANFMAGEQAMKIGDYDGAIDAFLQAIYFARNNYNPKAYFQLGQCYKKKKMDMKAIEAYKKCIEQTMGPCGEAHAELGEVLIRNERYNEADRELAMALSDLEGPNARVFFLYGQLMEKQNYLDSATSNYIHALGDQPWTYMDAWMALTWLYMRQHNWSGAAVQYNRMLEREGELRAHGLNLEEVLINLGIADVSKGNHQGAMECWKKALAVNPNSAQAHLNLAKLFELESHISSAINEYSAYIRLALPDDKELPKAKDKLLALQQQIRVPEPQQSYNQGQGQGQISMPNEQEMPTGSGF
- the ligA gene encoding NAD-dependent DNA ligase LigA; protein product: MNLNQARERVDELKRQIEHYNFCYYVLDKPEISDGQFDQIFRELQNLEQKFPELSTPDSPTQKVAGAPSTEFGEVKHRVPMMSLANAMSFEELDKWQERIVKGLDLDPKHADSLAYVCELKIDGLSIGLTYKKGKFVDGATRGNGEVGEDVTLNLKTIADLPQSLSATKDFPIPDMLEVRGEVYMPVSGFAALNKQLEETGDATFANPRNAAAGSLRQKNPRVTAKRKLSLWTYFAYVTDKTLKEPQSHEESLEMLAAYGLPVNKNRKRVKGIDGVKEFCRYWHERRHQLDYQTDGVVVKLDDRRLWNQLGATSHSPRWAVAFKYPPEEADTVIEEISYEVGRTGAVTPVANLKPVQLAGTTVKRASLHNYDQIKRLDVREGDTIVVRKAGDIIPEIISVRLNKRPTTAVEVIYPTKCPVCHTKLVKTEGEVVIRCPNGFACPAQRRRRIEHFVSRDAMDIEGMGESLVEQLLESELIGDPADLYYLNEKKLSSVESMLTKEGAVKKNVLTVLTNIEASKTRPFASFVYSLGIPHVGASVAELLAERFISIDELTSATVEDLAQTEGIGQKIGEAIVHYFAQDASRNLIKRLKAAGVKMEGNASERQKLSNRLEGQTFVITGTLSDDRDTIERLIKINGGKTASSVSKKTSFVLVGANPGSKLARAEELGITVIDEAAFKDMLSD
- a CDS encoding acetyl-CoA C-acetyltransferase codes for the protein MVETVIVDGLRTPFGKLGGALSSVSAVDLAHPLIKAILERNKIKGEQVDEVILGQVVQAGCGQIPSRQALLKAGLPNTCESTTVNKVCASGMRAVTIGDLRIRAGDGEIIVAGGMESMSQAPYIVEANAARFGKRMGHVNFKDAMLADGLECPVASVHMAVHGANVADELKVSRKEQDAWALRSHQLAVKAVQGGVFAKEILPVSVPAGKGQTKTIENDEGPRADTTIEALEKLKPVFTKDGSVTAGNAPGINDGAAVLLIMSHDKAKELGLKPIAKIVSHASIGQDVPYLATVPALSTKKALDKAGLKASDLDLVEINEAFASVALTSMKMLGIDESKVNVNGGAIALGHPIGASGARILLTLAREMERRGSKLGAAAICSGTAQGDCVILSREGLN
- a CDS encoding RDD family protein, whose amino-acid sequence is MNSSFPQGNQPAPDSNAAPQIDSGRRVVALVIDVAASYLLGIVLSLVPFISQFLPSQAVMIVFLLVRDALFEGRGIGKNLMGLRVVDAATGRSPTILQSVQRNLIFFAPYVVLYMMGIVLRFVPIPWLNQGILDIVNLVGMVYVAIVIPIEGWRVWHSEDGQRIGDEIAGTKLVESNMDFSNAMPR
- a CDS encoding SCP2 sterol-binding domain-containing protein, with amino-acid sequence MVKTAFVWGPISSFSGPLISSLLNKGWHVHVACKSAFNLLGMSPLDLPSAAQSALEKSLGGHEQFRTFSERLRFFPPGEVDKNVDYDALIFCPLPPNFDEARAPRAPWAAGELGNVCKLLRGVPAFLVSSIWGGVQNDYVVPEEIEFARRKPQSQWENVCQQYEIRLLNEIGGLETNWHLIRLPLLTGTTTTGAVQNFSGLLGFLQSVTEVERHPEAGKVFKLNYNPDSTLWFMPVDSVVQIFTQVIEDSYPPRILNLVSPQTLLNQEWVESLGGALCYPKAEAAIADPYRLPSIIRHLLLDEVQVTTRNLFELLGRYQISPASIDQNYFEKQIHFGKTHNWGHSFPVDKKRLEPTFSEEFAHHYFEEFMPIAFGSELLEEATKGEISIGFIVDGPKQLAWVLRSTNGRATVERLDHGAIRPKVSIHFSTSVLMRLILQKTTLEKAMMLREVRTEGPMIDALRVASVFGRFLKEYPYYGRKIEAESLR
- the ribE gene encoding 6,7-dimethyl-8-ribityllumazine synthase yields the protein MAKEYSGNLIAEGQRYAIVISRFNEFITSKLLGACIDTLKRHGADEASIEIMWCPGAYEIPLVAKQAAFSGRYDAVICLGCVIRGATPHFDYVAGEAAKGIGQVGLESSVPTIFGVLTTDTIEQAVERAGTKAGNKGADAAMTAIEMINLLKAIRTPVGAR
- a CDS encoding bifunctional 3,4-dihydroxy-2-butanone-4-phosphate synthase/GTP cyclohydrolase II, whose translation is MLDFNPASIAKKAANVLADNNLQSRFSTVEEAIADIKAGRMVVVADDEGRENEGDLICAAELCTPEMINFMITKARGWVCLALTQERADAMQLGMMVERNTESQGTAFTVTIDADTKYGVTTGISAFDRATTIRVAVDDASVPSDLRRPGHISPLIAKEGGVLKRAGHTEAAVDLARMAGLKPAGVICEIINDDGSMSRVPQLFEFAERNNLKVINIAQLIAYRLERERFVVREAEAEFPSAYGQFKMYAYRNQLDGRGHIAFVKGNVAGKKDVLVRVHSECLTGDVFASLRCDCGPQLEAAMAMIATEEEGVLVYLRQEGRGIGLINKIKAYALQDQGQDTIQANESLGFKPDLRDYGVGAQMMYDLGLSSVRIITNNPRKIVGLEGYGLQITGRVAMPAACNSHNINYLLTKKEKMGHWLEGLDAHTQAQNKEK
- a CDS encoding riboflavin synthase, with product MFSGIVEEVGTIVAVAGSGEGKRFRIGAAKVTTDLKRGDSVSVTGTCLTSVLEDKQWFEVEVGQETLRKTKLGDLKQGDKVNLERALKLSDRLGGHLVSGHVDTLAKVVSIKKEGITNIITFALDDAHRPYFIEKGSVAIDGVSLTVFACNMDNGFVFSVMLIPHTLEVTILGKLQVGDKVNIEIDLIAKYAANWLQPHIAQPLKVGNKTGLDLAVLSEHGYT